The Rubripirellula reticaptiva DNA window GCCACGAAGTCGGGGCTTTGGGTGATTGATTGACCGAGCTTCAGAAACGATTCCATCAACAGAGGTGATAGCGATAAGTGGTCGCCGCGATTGTCGTATCCGTGTTCGGCTCGTAAGTCCTGTGGGAACGCCGCAACGCCGGCCAGTCGCGGTTCGATCATCTGTGATTTGCCCAGCGGCCGGCTGCCGACGTTGACCAGATCCGCCATCTTTCCAGTTTCCGGCCGGAAATAGTTCTTGTGATCACGCATCATTCGTTCGGGCAGCGTGAACACGATGCAGTCTAAGCCGAACAGGTCGATCACTGCGTTGTTGTACTGGAACCGATTCATGCGGCGAATTGGCGTCGCGGCAAATCTGTCCTGGGTGGTAACGCTCGTATGAAGAATTGATTTCAGCTCTGTGACCAGATTCTGTCGGCTTTCTGGATCGAGTGCTTGATCGGCATTCGGTGGCATCTCTTGTAAGTCGAGGACGTCGATCAAATTGGCGACGAGCTCTGGCGAGTTGCTTAATCGAGACAAGTTCAGGTCGCTCAAGTCGACGTCGCCTTCGATCGTGTCACCGTCGCCATGGCATTCGACGCAGTGCCGACGGAACGCGGACGCGATCAGGTCGCTTGGAACTGATTCATCCGCGGTTGCATTGCCGCAAGTTGTGGCGACCAGAGAAATAGTCAACGCAGTGATTATCAGCGATTGACAGGAATGCACTATCAAACGTTGCGTCATGAGGATTGTCGCCGATGATCGATTGCAATGAAGGTCACTACGAAGTCCAGTTCCGTTGCAATCGGTGAGCGGCTAGAACGGCCGGTAGCGGGGGCCATCAGTGTATTCGTGGTGGATGCCTGAATCAACTTACTTGCCGGCTTGCCTACGTGATACTTCGATTCGCTTTCTGTGACGGCGGGCACGTCATTGACTGGCAAAACTGCGTTTGTACTGCAATGGTTTGAAGAACGAACCCGTGAAGATATCCAGATTGCAATCAAGATTGTCGGTGATGCCGTTCGCGGTCATATCGATGAACTCGTACGATCGATGGTGGAGGACACCTTGAACAAGCTGCTTGATGCCGAAGAACTCTTCGCAGGCGAACTCAAAACACATCGCTGAAGCGTTCGCCGGACAGAAAGACTTTGGCATTGAAGATTAGCGATCGTGCAATATCGCTCGTTGATCGGACGCAATAAGTCGCGACCAAACGGGCACGTTGGCGATTGGATGTCCACCGATTTCCCGCCAGACCACCGAGCTCTTGTTTCCGCCGCTTCCGATGGCAAATTGCGTTTTTGGTACCTGAACCTGTGCGGGCCAGCGATTCGATTGGATGCACATAGCGGACACATTCACTGCGTCGTATCTTAACCCGGCGGCAACTAAGGTGCCTCAGGAAGCGGGGATCGAAACGTCAAGCTTTGGTCGAGAGATTGACGTTGCCAATCGGTCTATTCGACGTCCACGAGTTCAACGACGAAGTGAAGATCCGAGTGTGCAGGGATGGAGCCTGGCGAACCGGCTTCGCCGTAGCCGAGCCTTGAAGGCACCCACAATTCGATCATTCCACCTTGGCCGATGAGTTGCATGCCTTCGGTCCAGCCGGCGATAACATTTCGCAAGGGAAAAGTTGTTGGTTCACCTCGCTCGTAGGAACTATCGAACACTTTTCCACCATCGAGCCAGCCGCGATAGTTGACGGTTACCGTGTCGCTGGCCGTCGGTTTCTTAGCTTCGGAGTTTCGCAGAACGCGATACTTCAGTCCTGAATCCGTTGCCGAGAACTCTGACGCGATTTCCGCATCCATCGGCCCCGCGCCGGCTTGAAGTTCGGGCGCGTCGGTAAACGTGGTCGGTTTCCATTGGGCGGATGGAGCAAACGCGGATGCCGCCGTGGGAGTTTGGTCCGGGCCGAATTTCGCGGCGGAGCGACATCCCGGAACCATCATCAGGATGCTCAATAGACACCACGGCAAACAACTCTTCATCGCTGTTTCAACGCTCCAGTCTCGTGTTCCGCATCAATCCAATGCGCCCATCGGAGGCGAACCTTGCCGCCACCCTCGCAGCGGAGACTACTGAATTCTGGCCTTCACTGAAA harbors:
- a CDS encoding FKBP-type peptidyl-prolyl cis-trans isomerase, with the translated sequence MMVPGCRSAAKFGPDQTPTAASAFAPSAQWKPTTFTDAPELQAGAGPMDAEIASEFSATDSGLKYRVLRNSEAKKPTASDTVTVNYRGWLDGGKVFDSSYERGEPTTFPLRNVIAGWTEGMQLIGQGGMIELWVPSRLGYGEAGSPGSIPAHSDLHFVVELVDVE